From the genome of Yersinia enterocolitica, one region includes:
- a CDS encoding 4-amino-4-deoxy-L-arabinose-phospho-UDP flippase — protein sequence MKGYLWGIGSVVLVTMAQLMLKWGMMHTPLISLADINGQFLAHHLTQLMAVTFGLVGYAVSMLCWFFALRYLPLNRAYPLLSLSYALVYLAAVLLPWFNESATLLKTLGAGFILLGIWLIHTKPIKSD from the coding sequence ATGAAAGGTTACCTGTGGGGAATAGGCAGTGTGGTGTTGGTGACCATGGCCCAACTCATGTTGAAGTGGGGGATGATGCATACTCCATTAATATCGTTGGCAGATATTAATGGTCAGTTTTTAGCACATCATCTGACACAATTAATGGCGGTAACTTTCGGGCTAGTCGGCTATGCAGTATCCATGTTGTGCTGGTTTTTTGCCTTAAGGTATTTGCCACTCAATCGAGCCTATCCATTACTGAGTCTTAGTTATGCGCTGGTCTATTTAGCCGCTGTATTGCTACCCTGGTTCAATGAGTCGGCGACGTTACTAAAAACGTTAGGGGCGGGGTTTATCCTACTGGGGATATGGCTGATTCACACCAAACCCATAAAAAGTGATTAA
- a CDS encoding 4-amino-4-deoxy-L-arabinose-phospho-UDP flippase has product MTNYLLLIVVSLLTCAGQLCQKQAAQCWGQSGEKRLAPTLRWLAIAVILLGLGMVLWLRLLQHLPLSVAYPLLSFNFVLVTLAAQLFYGEKTTSRHWLGVAAIMFGILLISWHL; this is encoded by the coding sequence ATGACAAATTATTTGCTATTGATAGTTGTCAGTTTATTGACCTGTGCGGGGCAACTGTGTCAGAAGCAAGCTGCACAATGTTGGGGGCAATCTGGTGAAAAACGGCTTGCGCCCACACTGCGTTGGCTTGCTATCGCAGTGATATTGCTGGGCTTAGGAATGGTGCTGTGGTTGCGTTTATTGCAACATCTGCCTTTGAGTGTGGCTTATCCGCTATTAAGCTTTAACTTTGTGCTGGTGACCTTGGCCGCGCAGTTGTTTTATGGAGAAAAGACAACTTCTCGCCATTGGTTGGGTGTTGCTGCCATTATGTTTGGCATCCTTTTGATTAGTTGGCATTTATGA